In the Malus domestica chromosome 16, GDT2T_hap1 genome, one interval contains:
- the LOC103443261 gene encoding sugar transport protein 13-like, translated as MAGGGFGAASGGGDFEAKITPLVIISCIMAASGGLMFGYDVGISGGVTSMPHFQKKFFPVVYRKTQETGLESNYCKYDNQGLQLFTSSLYLAALISTFFASYTTRLLGRKLTMLIAGIFFVVGTVFNAAAINLLMLIIGRILLGCGVGFANQAVPLFLSEIAPTRIRGALNILFQLNITIGILFANLINYGTNKITGGYGWRVSLGLAGIPAGMLTLGSLIVVDTPNSLIERGKLEEGKAVLKRIRGVDNVDPEFLEIVEASRVAKDVKNPFQNLLKRRNRPQLIIAVMMQVFQQFTGINAVMFYAPVLFQTLGFKSDASLYSAVITGAVNVLSTVVSIYFVDKAGRRVLLLEAGVQMFLSQLVVAIVMGLRVQEHSNNLTPGLAILVVVMVCSFVSSFAWSWGPLGWLIPSETFPLEARSAGQSVTVCINMLFTFIIAQAFLSMLCHMKFGIFLFFCAWVLVMTIFVVFLIPETKGVPIEEMTERVWKQHWFWKRFMDDFEDDPKGHV; from the exons ATGGCGGGTGGTGGGTTTGGGGCTGCATCAGGAGGCGGAGACTTTGAAGCAAAGATAACGCCTCTTGTGATCATTTCTTGCATAATGGCTGCTAGCGGAGGCCTCATGTTTGGTTATGATGTTGGTATCTCAG GGGGTGTTACATCCATGCCCCATTTCCAGAAGAAATTCTTCCCGGTTGTGTATAGGAAGACTCAAGAGACTGGACTTGAGAGCAACTATTGCAAATACGATAATCAAGGCTTGCAGTTGTTCACATCTTCATTATACCTCGCTGCATTAATATCAACATTCTTTGCATCGTACACAACCAGATTGCTTGGTCGAAAGTTAACTATGTTGATTGCGGGGATTTTCTTTGTAGTCGGAACAGTTTTTAATGCGGCGGCTATCAACCTTCTCATGCTTATCATTGGGAGGATCTTACTTGGTTGTGGAGTTGGTTTTGCTAACCAG GCGGTACCGCTTTTCCTTTCGGAGATTGCACCCACAAGAATTCGAGGGGCACTTAACATCCTCTTCCAACTCAATATCACCATTGGCATTCTTTTTGCAAACCTTATCAACTATGGAACTAACAA AATTACAGGAGGATATGGATGGAGAGTGTCATTGGGTTTGGCTGGGATTCCAGCAGGTATGCTAACCTTGGGGTCTCTCATTGTGGTAGACACTCCTAACAGTTTGATCGAACGGGGCAAGTTGGAGGAAGGAAAAGCAGTTCTTAAAAGGATCCGTGGTGTTGACAATGTGGATCCAGAATTCTTAGAGATTGTTGAGGCAAGTCGGGTGGCTAAAGACGTAAAGAATCCCTTCCAAAATCTTCTTAAGCGTAGGAACAGGCCACAACTGATCATTGCAGTTATGATGCAAGTGTTCCAGCAATTCACTGGCATCAACGCAGTCATGTTTTACGCTCCAGTTTTGTTTCAGACCTTGGGTTTTAAAAGTGATGCTTCCCTCTACTCCGCGGTTATAACAGGAGCTGTCAACGTGCTATCAACCGTTGTATCAATCTACTTTGTTGACAAAGCTGGTCGCCGTGTTCTCTTATTAGAAGCTGGTGTCCAGATGTTCCTTTCTCAATTGGTGGTTGCAATAGTCATGGGACTCAGAGTCCAGGAACACTCTAACAACCTTACTCCAGGCTTGGCAATCCTTGTAGTGGTTATGGTTTGTAGCTTTGTGTCTTCCTTCGCATGGTCTTGGGGACCTCTTGGGTGGTTGATCCCTAGTGAGACATTCCCGCTGGAGGCTCGCTCAGCCGGCCAGAGTGTGACTGTGTGCATCAACATGCTCTTCACCTTTATTATAGCACAAGCCTTCCTCTCAATGCTTTGCCATATGAAGTTTGGCATTTTCTTGTTCTTCTGTGCTTGGGTCCTTGTCATGACAATCTTTGTCGTGTTCTTAATTCCTGAGACCAAGGGTGTCCCGATCGAAGAGATGACAGAAAGAGTCTGGAAGCAACATTGGTTCTGGAAGAGATTCATGGATGACTTTGAAGATGATCCCAAGGGCCATGTTTGA
- the LOC103443327 gene encoding sugar transport protein MST4-like, whose protein sequence is MHICRIKGNYGWRISLGLAGVPALMLTLGSLIVVDTPNSLIARGKLEEGKAILKRIRIFQLFTGINAIMFYAPVLFKTLGFKSDASLYSSVITGAVNVLSTMLSIYFVDRPGRRVLLLEAGVQMFLSQLVVTIVMGLKVKGNVNNLGHGLGILVLVFLCTFLASFAWSWGPLGWLIPSETFPLEARSAGQSVAVFFNMLFTFIIAQAFVSMLCHMKFAIFLFFAAWVLVMTIFVIFLLPETKGVPIEEMTERVWKQHWFWKRYMDEVEDDPKAIADA, encoded by the exons ATGCATATATGCAGAATTAAGGGGAACTATGGATGGAGGATATCACTGGGTTTGGCTGGCGTTCCAGCACTCATGCTAACCTTGGGGTCTCTCATTGTGGTCGACACACCAAACAGTTTGATTGCTCGTGGTAAATTGGAAGAAGGAAAAGCAATTCTTAAAAGAATTCGG ATTTTCCAGCTATTCACTGGAATTAACGCAATCATGTTCTACGCTCCCGTTTTGTTCAAAACCTTGGGATTTAAGAGTGATGCTTCCCTTTACTCATCAGTGATAACAGGAGCTGTCAACGTCCTCTCAACCATGTTATCAATCTACTTTGTGGACAGACCTGGTCGCAGAGTGCTCTTGCTAGAAGCAGGTGTCCAAATGTTCCTTTCTCAACTGGTGGTTACAATAGTGATGGGACTCAAAGTTAAGGGCAATGTTAACAACCTCGGACATGGATTGGGAATTCTTGTGCTGGTTTTTTTGTGCACTTTTCTTGCCTCCTTTGCATGGTCATGGGGACCTCTCGGGTGGCTGATTCCTAGTGAGACTTTCCCATTGGAGGCTCGCTCAGCTGGCCAGAGTGTGGCTGTCTTTTTCAACATGCTCTTCACATTTATCATAGCGCAAGCCTTCGTCTCAATGCTTTGCCACATGAAGTTTGCCATTTTCTTGTTCTTTGCAGCTTGGGTTTTGGTCATGACAATCTTCGTGATCTTCTTACTTCCAGAGACCAAGGGAGTTCCTATTGAAGAAATGACTGAACGAGTATGGAAACAACATTGGTTCTGGAAGCGATATATGGATGAGGTTGAAGATGACCCCAAGGCTATAGCGGATGCTTGA